The Thermoplasma sp. Kam2015 genome includes the window TAGGCAGGGAGGGCAGGATCGGCAGAGTGATCTCTGACATATTGCAGAATAACGGCGTAGAGATCGATGATGACGCCGATCTGGCATTTCTATGTGTTCCAATAAGGCCGGCCATCGATTACATAGAGAAGGGAGGGCATACCTATGTGGAGGTATCTTCCGTCAAATCCGCATTCAAGAGATTCGCCGGATCCATAGTGAGCATACATCCCCTGTTTGGGCCGTCCAGCTACAGGGATGGGATGCACCGGACCATCGTTTTCATAAACGATATATCAAACGTAAAATATAAAGAGATAATAGAGGAAATGTTCAGAGGCTACGAAATAGTATCCATGAGTGCCGAAGAACACGATCGAATGATGGTAAATGACATGATAATTCCATATCTTATGTCGATGATAGCGAAGCGGACGGATGCAAAATACAGAACGCGATCCTTCGACCTTATGAAGAGCCTCGCATCCATAGTCGATGGAGAGAATCAGGAGGTACTGATGGATACCATAAAGCTGAATCCCTATGCAGGCGTCGCAAGGGAGACCATAGAGGAAATTCTTGAGGTGATTTCATGATAGTAATTGCAAAGGACGAAAACGATAAAAGAACGATTCAGGAGGATCTGGAAAAGAGAGGATCGGAATACCATATGATAAAGCTCTACGATAATTATGTGTTCATGTCGGACGGCGGCGATGAGGAAAAGGACAGGCTCTACTCTCGAAAATTCAGGAAGAAGAGCATAATAGACGTCTCCGGTGTCAGGATAGGCGAGGGCCTTAAGATAGCTGCCGGGCCCTGCTCGGTGGAAAACGAGGAGATGATTCTGGATATAGCCAGATCTGTCAAGGCAGCGGGTGCAGATATGATCAGGGGCGGCGCCTTCAAGCCGAGAACTTCGCCGTATTCGTTTCAGGGCCTGGGCGAAGACGGAATAAAATATCTGGTTGAAGCAAAGGAGGAAACTGGACTCCCCATTGTAACAGAGATAATGAATCCCGCATACTACAGGTACTTCGATGGAGTGGATATGCTGCAGGTCGGATCCAGAAACGCGCAGAATTTCGATCTACTCAGATTCCTCGGGAAGCAGAAGAAGCCGGTGCTTCTCAAGAATGGTATGGGAAACACAGCAAAGGAATGGCTGGAAACCGCGGAATACATACTGTCTGGAGGAAATGGAAATGTAGTTCTCTGCTACAGAGG containing:
- the aroF gene encoding 3-deoxy-7-phosphoheptulonate synthase; amino-acid sequence: MIVIAKDENDKRTIQEDLEKRGSEYHMIKLYDNYVFMSDGGDEEKDRLYSRKFRKKSIIDVSGVRIGEGLKIAAGPCSVENEEMILDIARSVKAAGADMIRGGAFKPRTSPYSFQGLGEDGIKYLVEAKEETGLPIVTEIMNPAYYRYFDGVDMLQVGSRNAQNFDLLRFLGKQKKPVLLKNGMGNTAKEWLETAEYILSGGNGNVVLCYRGVRGIENSTRFTMNVGSIIYAKSETHLPICADPSHASGRRDFVESMALASVAAGADMLEIEVHNDPERALSDADQQITPFDLKRIIEKARALKRELDAWSKQQY
- a CDS encoding prephenate dehydrogenase/arogenate dehydrogenase family protein, translating into MKAAIIGREGRIGRVISDILQNNGVEIDDDADLAFLCVPIRPAIDYIEKGGHTYVEVSSVKSAFKRFAGSIVSIHPLFGPSSYRDGMHRTIVFINDISNVKYKEIIEEMFRGYEIVSMSAEEHDRMMVNDMIIPYLMSMIAKRTDAKYRTRSFDLMKSLASIVDGENQEVLMDTIKLNPYAGVARETIEEILEVIS